CCGGATGCGGGCGGCTAATGGTATGCGCAGCCGGGGGTTGCCTCAAGTTCGGATCGGCGTGGCAGGAACCTTGGTACGCGGAGCGGATCGCCCTTGCGACGGGGCAAAAGGATTTCCAATAATCCCTGTGGAGAAAACGCTCGGGTTATCCCGTTCGGAAAGCCAAGTTCAGGGATTCGGCTACCGCATTGAGCCGCGTGTCCCGTGTCCACAGCCGTGCAGTTCCCGCCAGGGAGGTTGCGGCCAGCAGGTGGGCGTCGATATAACCGATGCCGCGCCCGATGAGTGCGTGGTGTTCGATAAAGAACAGCACCTCCTCGTCGCTTGCCAGGGGAGCGGCAGGCATTTACCGGAAAAGGGACAAGATCGACGCCCGGTTCTTGAGGTTGCCACATGCCAACTCGCCGGCAACGAAAGGATGGGCTAAGACGCGGCGGTCGTTCAGCAATTCCGCCAACAGCGGATCGCCGGCGCGAAAGTGATCTATCCAGATCGAAGTATCGACCAGGATCACGCCGGTTCCGTTTGGCGGCGGGGGATATTTTGCAACTGGGGTTCGCTGCCAGCCAGCAGCGCGAGGCGCCGCGCGCTTTCCCGTTCGACCAGGGCTTTGAGCCCCTCCCGTACCAAGACCGATTTTTCCACCAGACCGGTCATACGCTGGGCTTCGGCCAACAAGCGATCGTCAATATTCAATGTAGTCCGCATCGAATCGCCTCCAATGGTTAACCATCCAACAAAGCATACATCGTTTGATGCTTGAATCGATGACGGCCCGGTCGCCGCTTTTTGCTTTCCTCCGCCCAACCGGTACAAAATCGTATTTTATGAGTTGAGCGAGGGGGCTT
This portion of the Methylococcus mesophilus genome encodes:
- a CDS encoding type II toxin-antitoxin system VapC family toxin codes for the protein MILVDTSIWIDHFRAGDPLLAELLNDRRVLAHPFVAGELACGNLKNRASILSLFR
- a CDS encoding type II toxin-antitoxin system VapB family antitoxin, with product MRTTLNIDDRLLAEAQRMTGLVEKSVLVREGLKALVERESARRLALLAGSEPQLQNIPRRQTEPA